A stretch of the Macrobrachium nipponense isolate FS-2020 chromosome 23, ASM1510439v2, whole genome shotgun sequence genome encodes the following:
- the LOC135197751 gene encoding uncharacterized protein K02A2.6-like produces the protein MPDALSRSPVQSLVEDNDVLDDADPLHAAVVLSLLATCEEGIRLAPQQDQTLDKIRDASAHDGEYLSLRDVIMKGFPDHKHSLPEKLRAYWGIRDMLAVDDGLIVYGPRLLIPRSLCSETLQCLHDAHQGVDRTKRRARQTIYWPGIDRDVENTVKSCSRCRELLPGQQNEPLMQEDLPSQVFESVSADYFHISGKTFLVYIDRLSGWPYVSSCNGSTSAAQLVSLLRPIFSDTGVPVVLKTDGGPQFASSTLRRFLARWSCRSYCEDYQEVDFDDHRKWQAG, from the coding sequence ATGCCGGATGCACTCTCTCGTTcaccagttcagagccttgttgaGGACAATGATGTGCTGGATGATGCAGATCCATTGCATGCTGCTGTTGTACTGTCTTTATTAGCTACTTGTGAGGAGGGCATAAGGTTAGCACCTCAACAGGACCAGACGCTGGATAAGATTCGTGATGCTTCTGCACATGATGGTGAATATCTGTCGTTAAgagatgtaataatgaaaggatttCCAGATCATAAGCATAGCTTACCGGAAAAGTTGCGAGCATACTGGGGGATTCGGGACATGCTGGCCGTGGATGATGGTTTGATAGTTTATGGACCTAGACTTCTCATACCTCGCAGCCTGTGTAGCGAAACTTTGCAGTGTCTACATGATGCTCACCAAGGAGTGGACCGCACCAAGCGTCGAGCACGCCAGACTATATACTGGCCAGGGATTGACAGGGACGTTGAGAATACAGTGAAGTCTTGTTCTCGTTGCCGAGAGCTGTTACCAGGTCAGCAGAATGAGCCTTTGATGCAGGAAGACTTGCCAAGTCAAGTATTTGAGTCCGTGTCTGCTGATTATTTTCATATCTCAGGCAAGACATTTCTTGTGTACATTGATCGCCTATCAGGTTGGCCGTATGTATCTTCGTGCAATGGATCAACTTCTGCAGCTCAACTAGTTAGTTTGTTGAGGCCAATATTTTCAGACACAGGAGTGCCTGTAGTACTGAAAACGGATGGAGGACCGCAGTTCGCTTCATCAACATTGCGGCGTTTCCTTGCTCGATGGTCATGCCGAAGCTACTGTGAAGATTATCAAGAAGTTGATTTTGACGACCACAGGAAATGGCAAGCTGGATGA